The genomic stretch CACCAAAAGCCGACGGCTTCGCTTCCAGGCCATTGAGACCCGATTTTCTCGCCTCGCAACAGAACTCCCGCTGACAAGCCGAACTAGCTTCGACGCTCGCTATCAACCCCAGGGGTATGGACCCACCCGCGACACTAGTTCTAAGCCACGCGTCGTTTCACCTTGTCAATGATCGTCAGATTTACTTTTCACTAGCGAACGTCAGAGGGCTGGTGATCCTCGCAACGCACGTTATCCACATTCCCTCGGTCGGGTCCGACGCCAAGGGCTTTTCTGTGACTTCTGTCAGCCCCATTCTAAGCACGTATCGCTTATTAGCGTCGTGGGACCCGCAACACTGTTCATCGTTCGGCCTTCCTCTCGACTCGACCTCGTGGCGACTTTACGTGCGGATGCCTCACGTTCGGTCTAATCATGTCCGCTTTGCTTGGCGGCGCTGCGACCACATTGCGCCGCGGTATTCTAGGCGAAATGAACGAGTCGGTCGGCGACTGAGGCCGATGTGCTGCTCATCGAGATGATAAGGCTTGGGTTGAGGTTTCCCACCGACTGAAGACGGATTACACCGAAGTATCGATCAGTGCAATTGCCTCGTTATTGGAACTTCTATCTCCCGACTCGTCTATCCTTGTTCTGCAAGCGACAATGCCTTTGATCACGGAGAAACCCTCGTCGACGCAGCCAAATGGCACAACACAATCTCTCAGGTCAAGATCCTCGACAACCCCTTCGCGAGAAACGACATCGATGCAAACTTCAGCGATCGCTGAGCCTGTCCGCGGTCCGGCTGAAGTAAAGGCCGTTCCAGCATGGAGATTCGCATGCCTCAGTTTTGGGTGAGAATGACAAAATTTGCTTGAAGACCATGCACTGACTTCCCTCGCAAACAGTCTAGGCATCGGCCTCTTCATGTCCTTCATGGACGGCTCCATCACCTCAACAGCCATATACAGCATCGGAGCTGAATTCGGCTCCATGACCAAAATCACCTGGATCGCTCTGGCCTACACTCTTGCAGACGTCGGACTGGCAATCGTCTTTACCTCTGTGGCGAATATTCTCGGCCGATTCAATACGTACCTCGTTGCGCAATTCATGTTCTTTGCGTTTTCGTTTGGCTCCGGATTCGCGCAGACGGAGGATCAGCTCATCATCTGCCGCACTTTTCAAGGCATCGGTGGTTCTGGGCTGTACACTATTGCTCTGATCATCTGGCAAGAAGTGAGCACTTTGCAGACGCGGAAGTTTATCGGTGGCGCAATCGGGATGTGCATTGCTTCTGGCGGCGTCATGGGTCCGATTCTAGGCGGGATTATCACTCAGAATGCTTCGTGGAGATGGATCTTCTGTGCGTTTAGGGTCCCCTACCAGATTTTACGTTGCTTCAAGTTACTGACAAGCTCCAGGGATCAATCCGCCGATCATGGTCCTTTCGACCACCCTCTTCATCGTAGCCTATCCTCACGGCTGCGGTCGTCTGCGTCCGGCAAGCTTCGCAAGCGTCTACAAGGTCGACTGGTTGGGAACATTGCTGCTAATCGGAGGCTGTGTGCTGCCCTGCTTCGCACTCATGCACGCCGCCGAAGTCCCAGGATCATGGAACACAGGCTCGTTCATCGGATCAATGGTCGGTGGACTCATCAGCTGGATCCTGCTCGTGGTATGGGGTGTCTACCACACGACTAAAATGCCCGGCCGTCTCGACGCAGCTTTCCCGCCTCATCTCTTTCGGAACCGGAGATATGCTGCTACGACCGCTGGGTCTCTTCTCATCGGTCTCGGCTACGTCGCATGCTTGTTCAGCATCCCATTGCGTGTCCAGACGGTGCACGGCAAAGGTCCATTGATCGCTGGTCTCACTTTACTCCCCCTGCTGTGTTGTTCGGCGGTCGGCAGCATCATGGGCTCTGTCCTCTCGCCCACTAAAGACCGATTCGGTCCCACGATCATGGTCGGCTCCGCTATCATGGCTCTTGGAACCGGTCTTCTCGCCATCCTGGACGACTCAGCTGCCATTGACCCGAAGATCTACGGCTTCCAATGTCTCGTAGGACTTGGATTCGGTATGACTGCGAGCGCATCGACCTTGGTCGCCAACATCGAATCCAAAATGAAAGACCACGCCGTGGCTCAAGGCATCACCGCCGCGGCGAGAGTGTTTGGTGGAGCCGTGGGACTGGCAGCTTCGACGACGATAAGAGGCGACGACGTTCGGATAAAATTGGCCAGCATCTCGTCGGCTGCGTTGCAGAACCTGCATCTGTCGTACAAGAATGGAGACTTGACGGACGAGCAAATCCTATTGGTGCGCAAAGTCTACTCGGACTCGTACAGCAAGATCTTCATCATGGCGGCGGGTATTGCGGCCGCTGGGTTCTTGTGCTCGCTGTTTGCTTGGAATGGTAGCACGGAACCGTTGGGAGATCGCCTGCTGCACAAGGCTGAGTTGCAGGAGGCTTGGGCGAGTGAGGATGCTGCTGCGGAGAAGGAGTCGGAGAAGAGTAGTGAGGATGTCTCCGACGGGAGTGTGCTACCTAGCAAGGTTTGAGGACCGAGGACGATGCTGGAGCTGCGAATGTTTATATGAGAGCCACGAATGGTAGATGTTACTACGAGATGAGACTTGCCGGAAAAGATTTTACAGTACCGAAGTGCTTTCGAGGAGATGGTGTTCTTGTTGATCGAATGCACGTTGAACAAGGAAAGTGTACTGTCTTGATGTCATGCACTACAGCCGGCACACCTTCGCTCATGGTTGCAATGTCTCGTCTAGTAGTTTAGGTCAATTCGCAGGGTCAAACGGACGTTTTCCCGGTACGTCCTGCTTGTTGGACATCCAGGGAGTTGCTCCAAGGAATATGTACCTCAGAGGCGGCAACTCCTCGTGTTCATTTGCAAGACATGTCGTTTCTGCTCGACTGGTTTTTGAAATGTGCACAACTTCCGTCGACTCGCACAAAGACTATTGATAAATGGGAATGTTCTAGACTCGTACTACTTGATCCACAGGATGTCCTTTGATTGCTACTGTTGTAGTGGCTGTGGCATGTTTTCGACatcttagggttagggtttggGCAGATGCGATCTACAGACCGGCGCATGCTACCACTGTGACTCTCCTCGACATCAATTCACAAGCTTGTAAAACTCTTGCGATATTGGATCGCCATGCTGCCGTGCAGTGCTGCTcacggcgatgatgagacGTCGAACATGCACATCCCAGGATGCTTGATCCTCCCATCAGACGACATTACGCATCGTGGACCAGATTCGCCAGCCGCGAGCCTACACGC from Zymoseptoria tritici IPO323 chromosome 6, whole genome shotgun sequence encodes the following:
- a CDS encoding putative major facilitator superfamily transporter (MFS-MDR transporter belonging to the DHA2 subfamily. These type of MFS transporters are implicated in MDR and secretion of fungal secondary metabolites.) codes for the protein MPLITEKPSSTQPNGTTQSLRSRSSTTPSRETTSMQTSAIAEPVRGPAEVKAVPAWRFACLSFGLGIGLFMSFMDGSITSTAIYSIGAEFGSMTKITWIALAYTLADVGLAIVFTSVANILGRFNTYLVAQFMFFAFSFGSGFAQTEDQLIICRTFQGIGGSGLYTIALIIWQEVSTLQTRKFIGGAIGMCIASGGVMGPILGGIITQNASWRWIFWINPPIMVLSTTLFIVAYPHGCGRLRPASFASVYKVDWLGTLLLIGGCVLPCFALMHAAEVPGSWNTGSFIGSMVGGLISWILLVVWGVYHTTKMPGRLDAAFPPHLFRNRRYAATTAGSLLIGLGYVACLFSIPLRVQTVHGKGPLIAGLTLLPLLCCSAVGSIMGSVLSPTKDRFGPTIMVGSAIMALGTGLLAILDDSAAIDPKIYGFQCLVGLGFGMTASASTLVANIESKMKDHAVAQGITAAARVFGGAVGLAASTTIRGDDVRIKLASISSAALQNLHLSYKNGDLTDEQILLVRKVYSDSYSKIFIMAAGIAAAGFLCSLFAWNGSTEPLGDRLLHKAELQEAWASEDAAAEKESEKSSEDVSDGSVLPSKV